A region from the Misgurnus anguillicaudatus chromosome 7, ASM2758022v2, whole genome shotgun sequence genome encodes:
- the LOC129418186 gene encoding ovarian cancer G-protein coupled receptor 1: MMADNVSSNSTDCTHPNTVERYAYPTLYSLFFIVGFPANCLSLYVAWILMRKGNSVAMYLINLTVGDLLYILTLPVWIIMALGYPVNDCLCSIIAVIMYNSFYVGSGFLCCISMDRYLAIAFPLYFVKVREVRTAAQVSAVVWLLEIVLHFSLRAYTGDILHFCSHRICDAPIPMSRNAGHEAIIRAVTGFLIPVLIMTFCFLEIIRALRKSTSTVVSERMKIWFLLLSLLFIYLVSFTPFQVVMFLRGLKEPGNCSAAKNMRDLYMVFVATTTINSVLDPIIYCLISESAKMEMRKLFLNCKKQISRMSMSIIKP; encoded by the coding sequence ATGATGGCTGACAACGTGTCGTCAAACTCGACGGATTGCACACATCCCAACACAGTGGAGCGATACGCGTACCCAACGCTTTATTCTTTGTTTTTCATAGTTGGATTTCCAGCAAACTGTCTGTCGCTGTACGTGGCCTGGATACTTATGAGGAAAGGCAACAGTGTGGCGATGTATCTCATCAATCTGACTGTCGGAGATCTTCTGTATATCTTAACTTTACCTGTCTGGATCATTATGGCACTCGGATACCCAGTGAACGACTGTCTGTGCAGCATTATTGCGGTTATTATGTACAACAGCTTCTATGTGGGTTCGGGGTTTCTGTGCTGCATTTCTATGGACCGATATTTAGCAATAGCATTTCCACTATATTTCGTCAAGGTGCGAGAGGTGAGAACTGCTGCGCAGGTGAGCGCTGTCGTGTGGCTGCTGGAGATCGTGCTTCATTTCAGCCTTCGGGCTTACACAGGTGACATCCTGCATTTTTGTAGCCATCGCATTTGTGATGCGCCGATTCCAATGAGCAGAAACGCCGGTCACGAGGCCATAATCCGAGCGGTCACAGGTTTCCTGATTCCTGTTCTCATTATGACTTTCTGTTTCCTGGAGATTATCAGGGCGCTCCGCAAAAGCACATCTACCGTTGTCAGTGAACGCATGAAGATTTGGTTTCTTCTCCTGTCTCTCCTCTTTATTTATCTGGTGTCTTTTACGCCGTTCCAGGTGGTGATGTTCCTCAGGGGACTGAAGGAACCCGGCAACTGCAGCGCTGCAAAAAATATGAGGGACCTTTACATGGTGTTTGTGGCAACGACAACAATTAATAGCGTTTTAGATCCCATCATTTACTGCCTCATAAGTGAAAGTGCCAAAATGGAAATgagaaaactttttttaaactgtaaGAAACAAATAAGCAGGATGTCCATGTCAATAATTAAACCCTGA